A genome region from Ammoniphilus oxalaticus includes the following:
- a CDS encoding sigma-70 family RNA polymerase sigma factor → MDSKRQKGQFNEKIQQYQETDNEELATFLLLEYEPMVKMAAKKMSRNRPDFYEDLFQVGQMSLLRSLQQFDTSKGFIFEAYAMKSLIGHMKNYLRDKSWYIQVPRKIKEKGARIQQTIDELTMKLERSPDIHEIAESLELTVEQTIEVLVGREYYQYVSIDTPLKSEEDSATIGDIIGSEDDDFQDLENRLDLHEAINQLAEQDKHVLHLAFVENESQRTIAKRLGISQVTVSRIQKRAVSELRQILSDSSLTGSK, encoded by the coding sequence ATGGATTCGAAGAGACAAAAGGGACAGTTTAATGAAAAAATTCAACAATATCAGGAAACAGATAATGAGGAATTAGCTACCTTTCTTCTTTTAGAATACGAACCCATGGTAAAGATGGCAGCAAAAAAGATGTCCCGGAACCGCCCTGATTTTTATGAAGACTTGTTTCAGGTCGGCCAAATGTCATTATTGCGTTCACTCCAGCAGTTTGACACCAGTAAAGGATTTATCTTCGAAGCATACGCAATGAAAAGTTTGATTGGCCATATGAAAAATTATCTTCGGGATAAATCATGGTATATCCAGGTCCCAAGAAAAATTAAAGAGAAGGGCGCTCGCATCCAGCAAACCATCGATGAGTTGACGATGAAACTGGAACGGTCTCCAGACATTCATGAAATTGCCGAATCTCTTGAACTTACCGTGGAGCAGACAATTGAAGTCCTCGTCGGACGTGAATATTACCAGTATGTATCCATTGATACACCATTAAAAAGTGAAGAAGATTCAGCAACCATTGGGGACATCATTGGATCTGAAGATGATGATTTTCAGGATTTAGAAAATCGGTTAGACTTACATGAAGCAATCAATCAGTTGGCGGAGCAAGATAAACATGTTCTACATTTAGCATTCGTTGAGAACGAATCACAGCGAACCATTGCTAAAAGGCTTGGTATATCTCAAGTGACCGTTAGTCGGATTCAAAAACGGGCGGTCTCCGAATTAAGACAGATTTTATCAGATTCATCATTAACCGGGAGTAAATGA
- a CDS encoding SpoIIE family protein phosphatase, giving the protein MDEHFKNQYQELLYQYLLEKDERQLFYAQQSSKKFIENNINPVDVLLLHLNSMKEKQDLPPLWDDSFTFFLEFMVQYNLVYERRKTLLSEQEKIETELSLAKSVQNSLLPDTENLSLPKDVDLGVISVAARKVSGDFYNIMSYNQRVEIAVADVAGKSIPAAMIMSMMQFAMESIEDCQQPHTVLELLNRFLYKKSEASMFVTMFWGEYYAPTSQFYYSNAGHEPALFYEAKKDQFTDLSTDGCALGLTTRYGYKTQSVQLEPGDFIVLYTDGVTESRDSESIDDNSILRHFLREINLTQSAQQIVEQLHQYILASNGLRITDDQTILLFRKN; this is encoded by the coding sequence ATGGATGAACATTTTAAAAATCAATATCAGGAATTGCTTTACCAATATCTATTAGAAAAAGATGAGCGGCAGCTTTTTTATGCCCAGCAATCTTCCAAAAAATTTATTGAAAATAATATTAATCCGGTAGATGTTTTGCTTCTTCATCTTAATAGTATGAAAGAAAAACAGGATCTACCCCCTCTTTGGGATGATTCGTTTACATTCTTCTTAGAGTTTATGGTACAGTATAATCTTGTCTATGAGAGAAGAAAGACTCTTCTTTCTGAACAGGAGAAAATAGAAACAGAGTTGTCATTGGCTAAATCCGTTCAAAATTCCTTACTGCCCGATACGGAGAATCTATCGCTGCCAAAAGATGTGGATTTGGGTGTCATTAGTGTTGCTGCTCGTAAAGTAAGCGGGGATTTCTACAATATTATGTCCTATAATCAAAGGGTCGAAATTGCTGTAGCGGATGTTGCGGGAAAAAGCATCCCAGCTGCCATGATCATGTCCATGATGCAATTTGCGATGGAAAGCATTGAAGACTGTCAACAACCTCACACTGTACTTGAGTTGTTGAATCGCTTTTTATATAAGAAAAGTGAAGCCTCTATGTTTGTCACCATGTTTTGGGGAGAGTATTACGCGCCCACCAGTCAATTCTACTATTCGAATGCTGGTCATGAACCCGCGCTCTTCTACGAAGCAAAGAAAGATCAGTTTACAGATCTCTCAACGGATGGGTGCGCGCTAGGTTTAACGACGCGGTATGGCTATAAAACCCAAAGTGTACAACTTGAACCCGGTGATTTTATTGTACTCTATACCGATGGCGTCACTGAATCAAGAGATAGTGAAAGTATCGATGATAATAGCATCCTTCGGCATTTTTTACGGGAAATTAATTTAACGCAAAGCGCGCAACAAATTGTAGAGCAATTACATCAGTATATACTTGCTTCAAACGGACTACGCATTACCGACGATCAGACTATTCTACTCTTTCGCAAAAATTAA
- a CDS encoding ATP-binding protein, whose protein sequence is MSQRVIIKIANVQGIIAARRQGRIMCQKLGFTEADQTTIVTAISELASTICEQAKEGTVCIESVEETDRIGLKVRIEDIVPDVPDLFQLLVEDTTNNSDFSNGVMNGKHLMDDFVIHFQPEKGTAIQLIKWKLR, encoded by the coding sequence TTGTCGCAAAGGGTGATCATCAAGATAGCTAATGTGCAAGGGATTATAGCCGCTCGACGTCAAGGACGTATCATGTGTCAAAAGTTAGGGTTTACAGAAGCGGATCAAACTACAATTGTAACCGCAATTTCTGAACTAGCAAGTACGATATGTGAACAAGCAAAGGAAGGAACCGTATGTATTGAATCGGTGGAAGAAACCGATCGAATTGGGTTGAAGGTAAGGATAGAGGACATCGTGCCGGATGTCCCCGATCTTTTTCAGTTACTAGTAGAGGATACAACAAACAACTCTGACTTTTCAAACGGTGTAATGAATGGAAAACATTTGATGGATGATTTCGTCATTCATTTTCAACCTGAGAAAGGAACTGCTATCCAATTGATCAAGTGGAAACTACGCTAA